Proteins from one Mesorhizobium sp. M9A.F.Ca.ET.002.03.1.2 genomic window:
- a CDS encoding NAD(P)H-hydrate dehydratase, with the protein MSNELLSPAEMGEADRLTIATGPLAGIDLMRNAGAAVASVVLSRYPAAPVHVLCGPGNNGGDGYVVASLLHDSGVDVTVWASGSPRAGSDAALAASECRVRPRPLSEFVAETGAIVVDALYGAGLSKPLSGDAARAVAVAAELNLPVVAVDLPSGVSGESGQSLGQAFRARITVTFARKKPGHLLLPGRAMCGELLLADIGIGDGIIARLEPRTFENTPPLWIENFPVPAVDAHKYRRGHVGVFSGGPSATGAARLSALAAARSGAGAVTVLSPANGLQVNAAHLTSIMLRKADSMADVQEFIGGRRPSSFVLGPGFGVGEKARDFGLAVLGAGRQGAAGGIDGLVLDADGITSFRDMPNVLFEAARRLNAPALVLTPHEGEFARLFPDIAGDKNLSKLAKARTAAKRASATIVYKGADTVIAAPDGRAAINGNGAPWLATAGSGDVLSGIAAGLLAQGMPAFEAACAAVWIHAEAGSRFGPGLIAEDLPLVLVPVLRELAETRNGAAPR; encoded by the coding sequence ATGAGCAATGAACTTCTATCTCCGGCCGAAATGGGCGAGGCTGATCGGCTGACAATCGCCACTGGCCCGCTGGCCGGTATAGACCTTATGCGCAATGCCGGTGCGGCGGTCGCGTCGGTGGTGCTCAGCCGTTATCCGGCGGCACCTGTCCACGTGCTTTGTGGTCCCGGCAACAATGGCGGCGACGGCTACGTCGTGGCCAGCTTGCTGCATGACAGCGGCGTCGACGTAACCGTGTGGGCGTCCGGCTCGCCCAGGGCCGGCAGCGATGCGGCGCTCGCTGCTTCGGAGTGCCGGGTCAGGCCTCGGCCGCTGTCGGAGTTTGTTGCCGAGACAGGCGCGATCGTGGTCGACGCGCTTTATGGGGCAGGGCTATCCAAGCCGCTGTCCGGCGATGCCGCCAGGGCGGTCGCTGTTGCTGCTGAACTGAACCTGCCTGTCGTCGCGGTCGATCTGCCCTCAGGCGTGTCGGGCGAGAGCGGCCAGAGCCTCGGCCAGGCATTCCGCGCCCGGATCACGGTGACGTTCGCGCGAAAAAAGCCCGGCCATCTGCTGTTGCCGGGGCGCGCAATGTGCGGCGAACTCTTGCTCGCCGATATCGGCATCGGCGACGGCATCATTGCGCGGCTTGAACCGCGAACCTTCGAGAACACCCCGCCGCTTTGGATAGAAAACTTCCCGGTTCCGGCCGTCGACGCGCATAAATACAGGCGCGGCCATGTCGGCGTCTTTTCCGGCGGGCCATCGGCGACGGGTGCTGCACGGCTGTCGGCGCTTGCCGCGGCCAGAAGCGGGGCAGGGGCGGTGACCGTGCTGTCGCCGGCGAACGGGCTGCAGGTGAATGCCGCGCATCTGACCTCGATCATGCTGCGCAAGGCCGACAGCATGGCGGATGTACAGGAATTCATCGGCGGCCGCCGGCCGTCGTCCTTCGTCCTCGGACCCGGATTTGGCGTCGGTGAAAAAGCCCGCGACTTTGGCCTCGCTGTGCTGGGTGCCGGACGGCAAGGTGCCGCCGGCGGGATCGACGGACTGGTGCTCGATGCCGACGGCATCACATCGTTTCGCGATATGCCGAACGTTTTGTTCGAAGCCGCCCGTCGTCTAAACGCGCCGGCGCTGGTGCTGACGCCGCATGAGGGCGAATTCGCCAGGCTGTTTCCAGACATCGCCGGAGACAAGAACCTGTCCAAGCTGGCCAAGGCGCGCACTGCCGCAAAGCGCGCCAGCGCAACGATCGTCTACAAGGGCGCGGACACGGTGATCGCGGCACCCGATGGCAGGGCGGCGATCAACGGCAATGGCGCGCCATGGCTGGCAACTGCCGGTTCGGGCGACGTGCTGTCGGGCATCGCGGCCGGGCTGCTGGCGCAAGGCATGCCGGCTTTCGAAGCTGCCTGCGCGGCGGTCTGGATCCATGCCGAGGCCGGCAGCCGTTTCGGGCCAGGGCTGATCGCCGAGGACCTGCCGCTGGTGCTGGTGCCGGTGCTGCGCGAGCTTGCCGAGACCCGTAACGGGGCGGCCCCTCGATGA
- a CDS encoding alpha/beta fold hydrolase, protein MGRRIVLAVLGLAVILILGFVLGPRVQADTTIRFDPSVIGDDPQAYLARKEAAVPGIHDGLEKEIIWANPMVHARKPLAIVYIHGFSASKGEVRPLPDEVADQLDANLFYTRLTGHGQDGAAMAQGSVNAWINDYEEALAIGRAIGDKVIVIATSTGGSLAAWAATQPGGSNGVAAIAFISPNFGVKASGAELLTMPWGREIAELVAGKERSFVPRNALHEKFWTYRYPIAATLPMVALTELAYGAPVEKVSMPALFIFSDSDKIVRPDRTREIAGRWGAAHELVPVDDTGDRDNHVIAGDALSPATTAFLAQRIVVWIKALTE, encoded by the coding sequence ATGGGGCGACGGATCGTGCTTGCGGTACTGGGTCTCGCCGTCATTCTTATCCTGGGCTTCGTGCTTGGTCCGCGCGTCCAGGCCGACACCACGATCCGTTTCGATCCTTCCGTGATCGGCGATGACCCGCAAGCCTATCTCGCCCGCAAGGAGGCTGCCGTACCTGGCATCCACGACGGGCTGGAGAAGGAAATCATCTGGGCCAATCCGATGGTCCATGCCAGGAAGCCGCTCGCGATCGTCTACATCCACGGCTTCTCGGCGTCGAAAGGCGAAGTTCGTCCGCTGCCCGACGAGGTGGCCGACCAACTCGACGCCAATCTCTTCTACACCCGCCTCACCGGCCACGGACAGGACGGTGCCGCGATGGCGCAAGGCAGCGTCAATGCCTGGATCAACGACTATGAGGAAGCGCTCGCCATCGGCCGGGCGATCGGCGACAAGGTGATCGTCATCGCTACTTCCACCGGCGGCTCACTGGCGGCATGGGCGGCGACGCAACCGGGCGGGTCGAACGGGGTGGCGGCAATCGCGTTTATCTCGCCGAATTTCGGCGTCAAGGCTTCCGGCGCCGAACTCCTGACCATGCCTTGGGGCCGAGAGATCGCGGAGTTGGTCGCTGGCAAGGAGCGCAGCTTCGTGCCGCGCAATGCGCTGCATGAGAAATTCTGGACCTATCGCTATCCGATCGCGGCGACGCTTCCGATGGTGGCGCTGACCGAGCTTGCCTACGGCGCGCCGGTGGAAAAGGTGAGCATGCCTGCCCTATTCATCTTTTCGGATTCGGACAAGATCGTGCGGCCGGACCGCACCCGCGAAATCGCCGGACGCTGGGGGGCCGCACACGAGCTGGTGCCGGTCGACGATACCGGCGATCGGGACAACCACGTCATCGCCGGCGACGCGCTGTCGCCGGCGACCACAGCTTTCCTCGCGCAGCGGATCGTGGTGTGGATCAAGGCGCTCACGGAATAG
- a CDS encoding acyl-CoA carboxylase subunit beta codes for MKDVLKELERRRDMARMGGGQARIDAQHKKGKLTARERIDVFLDEGSFEEFDMYVEHRSTDFGMEKTKIAGDGVVTGWGTVNGRPIYVFAKDFTVFGGSLSEAHAEKVVKVQEMALRNRAPIIGLYDAGGARIQEGVAALGGYAEIFQRNVLASGVIPQISLIMGPCAGGDVYSPAMTDFIFMVRDTSYMFVTGPDVVKTVTNETVTAESLGGASVHTTKSSIADGAYDNDVEALLQMRRLVDLLPASNTAEIPEIECYQSVTDHDLSLDRLIPDNANKPYDIKELILKVADEGDFFEIQQNFAKNIVTGFGRVEGRTVGFVANQPMVLAGVLDSDASRKAARFVRFCDCFSIPIVTFVDVPGFLPGTAQEYGGLIKHGAKLLFAYAEATVPKITVITRKAYGGAYDVMASKHLRGDMNYAWPTAQIAVMGARGAVEIIYRKDIGDAEKIAAHTKAYEDRFLSPFVAAERGYVDEVIMPHSTRRRIARALRMLRNKDMQNPWKKHDNIPL; via the coding sequence ATGAAGGACGTGCTGAAGGAACTCGAGCGCCGCCGCGACATGGCGCGCATGGGCGGCGGCCAGGCCCGCATCGACGCTCAACACAAGAAGGGCAAGCTGACCGCGCGCGAACGCATCGACGTCTTTCTCGACGAGGGCTCGTTCGAGGAGTTCGACATGTATGTCGAGCACCGCTCGACCGATTTCGGCATGGAGAAGACCAAGATCGCCGGCGACGGCGTCGTCACCGGCTGGGGCACCGTCAACGGTCGCCCGATCTATGTCTTCGCCAAGGATTTTACCGTGTTCGGCGGCTCGCTGTCCGAGGCGCACGCCGAAAAGGTGGTCAAGGTGCAGGAGATGGCGCTGCGCAACCGCGCGCCGATCATCGGCCTCTACGACGCCGGCGGCGCCCGCATCCAGGAAGGCGTGGCAGCGCTCGGCGGCTATGCCGAGATCTTTCAACGCAATGTGCTGGCCTCCGGCGTCATCCCGCAGATTTCGCTGATCATGGGCCCCTGCGCCGGCGGCGACGTCTATTCGCCTGCCATGACCGACTTCATCTTCATGGTGCGCGACACCTCCTACATGTTCGTCACCGGGCCTGACGTGGTGAAGACCGTCACCAATGAGACAGTCACCGCCGAGAGCCTCGGCGGCGCCTCCGTCCACACGACGAAGTCCTCGATCGCCGACGGCGCCTACGACAATGACGTCGAGGCGCTCTTACAGATGCGCCGGCTGGTCGATCTGCTGCCTGCCTCCAACACGGCTGAAATTCCCGAGATCGAATGCTACCAGTCGGTCACCGATCACGATCTGTCGCTCGACCGGCTGATCCCCGACAACGCCAACAAACCCTACGATATCAAGGAGTTGATCCTTAAAGTTGCCGACGAGGGTGATTTTTTCGAGATCCAGCAGAATTTTGCGAAAAACATCGTCACCGGTTTCGGGCGCGTCGAAGGCCGCACGGTCGGCTTCGTCGCCAACCAGCCGATGGTGCTGGCCGGCGTGCTGGACTCCGACGCCAGCCGCAAGGCGGCGCGGTTCGTGCGCTTCTGCGACTGTTTCTCGATTCCGATCGTCACCTTCGTCGACGTTCCGGGCTTCCTGCCCGGCACCGCGCAGGAATATGGCGGGCTGATCAAGCATGGCGCCAAGCTTTTGTTCGCCTATGCCGAGGCGACCGTTCCGAAGATCACCGTCATCACCCGAAAGGCCTATGGCGGCGCCTATGACGTGATGGCGTCAAAGCATCTGCGCGGCGACATGAACTATGCCTGGCCGACGGCGCAGATCGCGGTGATGGGCGCCAGGGGCGCGGTCGAGATCATCTATCGGAAAGACATCGGTGATGCGGAGAAAATCGCAGCGCATACAAAGGCTTATGAGGATCGCTTCCTGTCGCCCTTTGTCGCCGCCGAGCGCGGCTATGTCGATGAGGTGATCATGCCGCATTCGACCCGTCGGCGAATTGCGCGCGCGCTCCGCATGCTGCGCAACAAGGATATGCAGAACCCCTGGAAGAAGCACGACAACATTCCGCTGTGA
- the glnA gene encoding type I glutamate--ammonia ligase, with protein sequence MTTAKDIMKQIKDNDVKFVDLRFTDPKGKLQHVTMDVVEVEEDMFADGVMFDGSSIAGWKAINESDMVLMPDTETVHMDPFFAQSTMVILCDILDPISGESYNRDPRGTAKKAEAYMKAEGIGDQIFVGPEAEFFVFDDVKYKADPYNTGFRLDSTELPSNDDTDYETGNLGHRPRTKGGYFPVPPIDSAQDMRSEMLTVLAEMGVRVEKHHHEVAAAQHELGIKFDTLVRNADKMLIYKYVVHQVANAYGKTATFMPKPVFGDNGSGMHVHQSIWKGGKPTFAGNEYAGLSESCLFYIGGIIKHAKAINAFTNPLTNSYKRLVPGYEAPVLLAYSARNRSASCRIPFGSSPKSKRVEVRFPDPGANPYLAFAAMLMAGLDGIKNKIHPGQPMDKDLYDLPPKELKKIPTVCGSLREALQSLDKDRGFLKAGGVFDDDQIDSYIELKMAEVMRFEMTPHPVEYDMYYSV encoded by the coding sequence ATGACGACAGCCAAAGACATCATGAAGCAGATCAAGGACAACGACGTGAAATTCGTCGACCTGCGCTTCACAGACCCGAAGGGCAAGCTGCAGCACGTGACGATGGACGTCGTCGAGGTCGAGGAAGACATGTTTGCTGACGGCGTCATGTTCGACGGATCTTCCATCGCCGGCTGGAAGGCGATCAACGAGTCCGACATGGTGCTGATGCCCGATACCGAGACGGTGCATATGGACCCGTTCTTCGCACAGTCCACCATGGTCATCCTGTGCGACATTCTCGATCCGATTTCCGGAGAATCCTACAACCGCGACCCGCGCGGCACCGCCAAGAAGGCCGAAGCCTACATGAAGGCGGAGGGCATCGGCGATCAGATCTTCGTCGGCCCGGAAGCCGAGTTCTTCGTGTTCGACGACGTCAAGTACAAGGCCGATCCGTACAACACCGGCTTCAGGCTCGACTCCACCGAACTGCCGTCCAACGACGACACCGACTACGAGACCGGCAACCTCGGCCACCGTCCGCGGACGAAGGGCGGCTATTTCCCGGTACCGCCGATCGACTCGGCGCAGGATATGCGCTCGGAAATGCTGACCGTGCTCGCCGAAATGGGCGTGCGTGTCGAAAAGCATCACCACGAAGTGGCTGCTGCCCAGCACGAACTCGGTATCAAGTTCGACACGCTGGTCCGCAACGCCGACAAGATGCTGATCTACAAGTATGTCGTGCACCAGGTCGCCAACGCCTATGGCAAGACGGCCACCTTCATGCCGAAGCCGGTCTTCGGCGACAACGGCTCGGGCATGCATGTCCACCAGTCGATCTGGAAGGGCGGCAAGCCGACCTTCGCCGGCAATGAATATGCCGGTCTTTCGGAAAGCTGCCTGTTCTATATCGGCGGCATCATCAAGCACGCCAAGGCCATCAACGCCTTCACCAACCCGCTGACCAACTCCTACAAGCGTCTGGTGCCGGGCTATGAAGCGCCGGTTCTGCTCGCCTATTCGGCCCGCAACCGCTCTGCCTCCTGCCGCATTCCATTCGGCTCGTCGCCGAAGTCCAAGCGCGTCGAGGTCCGCTTCCCCGATCCGGGCGCGAACCCCTACCTCGCCTTCGCCGCCATGCTGATGGCCGGCCTCGACGGCATCAAGAACAAGATCCATCCGGGCCAGCCGATGGACAAGGACCTCTACGACCTGCCGCCGAAGGAACTGAAGAAGATCCCGACCGTCTGCGGCTCGCTGCGCGAGGCCTTGCAGAGCCTTGATAAGGACCGTGGCTTCCTGAAGGCCGGCGGGGTGTTCGACGACGACCAGATCGACAGCTACATCGAGCTCAAGATGGCCGAGGTGATGCGCTTCGAAATGACCCCGCATCCAGTCGAATACGACATGTATTATTCGGTCTGA
- a CDS encoding DEAD/DEAH box helicase: MTNENTLLDTDAGELSGFAALGITGALLKATNAAGFTDPKPIQAQAIPPQLEGRDIFGIAQTGSGKTAAFALPILSKIIGLGTKRRPKTARALILAPTRELAVQIEETIKLLAKGAHVSTALVLGGVSRFSQVKKIAPGVDVLIATPGRLTDLVREGDLVLADTKWLVLDEGDRMLDMGFINDVKRIARATAPDRQTVLFSATMPAEIAELAKGLLKNPIRVEVAPHSTAAAEIVQGVVLARTKQKRQVLSKMLADEAMKSVIIFSRTKHGADRVTKDLDRDGFKAAVIHGNKSQNARQKALNDFRDGSVRILVATDIAARGIDVPGISHVVNFDLPDEAESYVHRIGRTGRNGMDGIAITLCDPSENSKLRQVERIIRTKLPVVADHLGSPDPQRNPAEKNERFEPANDRNDRNGRRDGRRPGGQNNGKKRFGDKPAFAGERKPEGAKPFKGNNKRRFGGKRPAARAA; encoded by the coding sequence TTGACCAACGAAAACACTTTACTCGATACAGACGCTGGGGAACTCTCCGGTTTCGCAGCACTTGGAATTACGGGCGCGCTGCTCAAGGCCACCAATGCCGCCGGCTTCACCGATCCGAAGCCGATCCAGGCCCAGGCGATCCCGCCGCAGCTCGAAGGCCGTGACATTTTCGGCATCGCCCAGACTGGTTCCGGCAAGACCGCGGCGTTCGCGCTGCCGATCCTGTCGAAGATCATCGGGCTCGGCACCAAGCGCCGGCCAAAGACCGCCCGTGCGCTGATCCTGGCGCCGACGCGCGAACTCGCCGTGCAGATCGAAGAGACGATCAAGCTGCTCGCCAAGGGCGCGCATGTCTCGACAGCACTCGTGCTCGGCGGCGTCTCGCGCTTCAGCCAGGTGAAGAAGATCGCTCCCGGCGTCGACGTCCTTATCGCCACGCCCGGCCGGCTGACCGACCTGGTGCGTGAGGGCGATCTCGTGCTTGCCGACACCAAATGGCTGGTGCTGGACGAAGGCGACCGCATGCTCGACATGGGCTTCATCAACGACGTCAAGCGCATCGCCAGGGCGACCGCGCCGGACCGGCAGACGGTGCTGTTCTCGGCGACCATGCCGGCCGAGATCGCAGAATTGGCCAAGGGCCTGCTGAAGAACCCGATTCGTGTCGAAGTGGCGCCTCACAGCACCGCGGCGGCCGAGATCGTGCAGGGCGTCGTCCTTGCCCGCACCAAGCAGAAGCGGCAGGTGCTATCCAAGATGCTTGCCGATGAGGCGATGAAGTCCGTCATCATCTTTTCGCGCACCAAGCATGGCGCCGACAGGGTGACCAAGGACCTCGATCGCGACGGCTTCAAGGCCGCCGTCATCCACGGCAACAAGTCGCAGAACGCCCGCCAGAAGGCACTGAACGACTTCCGCGATGGCTCGGTGCGCATTCTTGTGGCGACGGATATCGCGGCGCGCGGCATCGACGTGCCGGGCATCAGCCATGTGGTGAATTTCGACCTGCCGGATGAGGCGGAGAGCTATGTCCACCGCATCGGCCGCACTGGCCGCAACGGCATGGACGGCATCGCGATCACGCTTTGCGATCCTTCCGAAAACAGCAAGCTGCGCCAGGTCGAGCGCATCATCCGCACCAAGCTGCCTGTTGTTGCCGACCATCTCGGCAGCCCCGATCCCCAGCGCAATCCGGCCGAAAAGAACGAACGCTTCGAACCAGCTAATGATCGCAACGACCGCAATGGCCGTCGCGACGGCAGGCGGCCCGGCGGCCAGAACAACGGCAAGAAGCGTTTCGGCGACAAGCCGGCCTTTGCCGGCGAGCGCAAGCCGGAAGGCGCAAAGCCCTTCAAGGGCAACAACAAACGACGCTTCGGCGGCAAGCGGCCGGCGGCACGGGCTGCGTAA
- a CDS encoding SDR family oxidoreductase: MTLYRANPKHGVAWITGGSSGIGRSLAKDLAAQGYAVAVTALDDDPIDTLIVETAQMPGHVAAYPCDVTDEKRMAKTVAAIEKDLGPIVLAVFNAGNYIATAGEDLTVRGFRQSFDVNYFGIINGLVPVIERMRIRGRGHIVLVGSVTAYFGWPTTAAYGGTKAAINILAESLKYDFDKMNVRIQVMNPGFVDTPLTEKNLLPMPGLMPASRASRRMARGIKSGGFEVTFPRRLSWGLKLLGILPRPFCRWVISTATRWRARPLNFDRKPPSE, encoded by the coding sequence ATGACACTCTATCGGGCCAACCCGAAGCACGGCGTCGCCTGGATCACGGGCGGCAGCAGCGGCATCGGCCGTTCACTGGCCAAGGATCTTGCGGCTCAAGGCTATGCCGTCGCGGTGACGGCACTCGACGACGATCCGATCGACACGCTTATTGTCGAGACGGCGCAGATGCCTGGCCATGTCGCGGCCTATCCTTGCGACGTCACCGACGAGAAGCGCATGGCAAAGACGGTCGCGGCGATCGAGAAGGATCTCGGCCCGATCGTCTTGGCTGTCTTCAATGCCGGAAACTATATTGCGACCGCCGGCGAAGACCTTACCGTCCGCGGGTTTCGCCAGTCCTTCGATGTCAATTATTTCGGCATCATCAACGGCTTGGTGCCGGTCATCGAGCGCATGCGCATCCGCGGACGCGGCCATATCGTCCTGGTCGGTTCGGTGACCGCCTATTTCGGCTGGCCGACCACGGCAGCCTATGGCGGCACCAAAGCGGCGATCAACATATTGGCGGAATCGCTGAAATACGATTTCGACAAGATGAACGTCCGCATCCAGGTGATGAATCCGGGCTTCGTCGACACGCCGCTGACCGAGAAGAATTTGCTGCCGATGCCAGGGCTGATGCCCGCCAGCCGCGCCTCGCGCCGCATGGCGCGCGGCATCAAATCCGGCGGCTTCGAAGTCACTTTCCCGCGCCGCTTGAGCTGGGGCCTGAAGCTGCTCGGTATCCTGCCGAGACCGTTCTGCCGATGGGTCATCAGCACCGCGACCCGCTGGAGGGCACGTCCGCTGAATTTCGATCGCAAACCGCCGAGCGAATAG
- a CDS encoding P-II family nitrogen regulator has product MKKIEAIIKPFKLDEVKEALQEAGLQGITVTEAKGFGRQKGHTELYRGAEYVVDFLPKVKIEVVLGDDAVEGAIEAIRKAAQTGRIGDGKIFVSNIEEVVRIRTGETGMDAV; this is encoded by the coding sequence ATGAAAAAGATCGAAGCGATCATCAAGCCGTTCAAGCTAGACGAAGTGAAGGAAGCGCTTCAGGAGGCCGGGCTGCAAGGCATCACCGTTACGGAAGCCAAGGGTTTTGGCCGCCAGAAGGGCCATACCGAACTCTATCGCGGCGCCGAATATGTCGTCGATTTTTTGCCCAAGGTGAAAATCGAGGTCGTGCTCGGCGACGACGCGGTCGAAGGGGCGATCGAAGCCATCCGCAAGGCGGCTCAGACCGGTCGCATCGGCGACGGCAAGATCTTCGTCTCCAACATCGAGGAAGTCGTGCGCATCCGCACCGGCGAAACAGGGATGGACGCGGTCTGA
- a CDS encoding glutamine synthetase beta-grasp domain-containing protein, with product MTKYKLEYIWLDGYTPVPNLRGKTQIKEFVEFPTLEQLPLWGFDGSSTMQAEGHSSDCVLKPVAVYPDPARTNGVLVMCEVMMPDGVTPHASNKRATILDDDGAWFGFEQEYFFYKDGRPLGFPESGYPAPQGPYYTGVGYSNVGSVARQIVEEHLDQCLAAGINHEGINAEVAKGQWEFQIFGKGSKKAADQMWMARYLMQRLTEKYGIDIEYHCKPLGDTDWNGSGMHANFSTAYMREVGGKDYFEALMAAFDKNLMDHIAVYGPDNDKRLTGKHETAPWNRFSYGIADRGASIRVPHSFINNGYKGYLEDRRPNSQGDPYQIASQILKTIASVETDEKQAAA from the coding sequence ATGACGAAGTACAAGCTCGAGTATATTTGGCTCGATGGATACACCCCGGTTCCCAACCTTCGGGGCAAGACCCAGATCAAGGAATTCGTCGAGTTCCCGACGCTTGAGCAGCTTCCGCTGTGGGGCTTCGATGGTTCTTCGACGATGCAGGCCGAGGGCCACAGCTCCGACTGCGTCTTGAAGCCGGTCGCCGTCTATCCGGATCCGGCCCGCACCAACGGCGTGCTCGTCATGTGCGAGGTGATGATGCCGGATGGCGTGACGCCGCATGCGTCCAACAAGCGCGCCACCATCCTCGACGATGACGGCGCCTGGTTCGGCTTCGAGCAGGAATATTTCTTCTACAAGGACGGCCGCCCGCTCGGCTTCCCCGAGAGCGGTTACCCTGCGCCGCAAGGTCCGTACTACACCGGCGTCGGCTACTCGAACGTCGGCAGCGTTGCCAGGCAGATCGTCGAGGAGCATCTCGACCAGTGCCTTGCCGCCGGCATCAATCATGAAGGCATCAACGCCGAGGTGGCCAAGGGCCAGTGGGAATTCCAGATTTTCGGCAAGGGCTCGAAGAAGGCCGCCGACCAGATGTGGATGGCTCGCTACCTGATGCAGCGCCTCACTGAGAAATACGGCATCGACATCGAGTATCACTGCAAGCCGCTCGGCGACACCGACTGGAATGGCTCCGGCATGCACGCCAACTTCTCGACCGCCTATATGCGCGAAGTCGGCGGCAAGGACTATTTCGAGGCGCTGATGGCGGCCTTCGACAAAAACCTGATGGACCACATCGCCGTCTACGGCCCGGACAACGACAAGCGTTTGACCGGCAAGCATGAGACCGCGCCATGGAACAGGTTCAGCTATGGCATCGCCGATCGCGGCGCCTCGATCCGCGTGCCGCATTCCTTCATCAACAATGGCTACAAGGGCTATCTCGAGGATCGCCGCCCGAACTCGCAGGGCGACCCCTACCAGATCGCTTCGCAGATCCTGAAGACGATTGCGTCGGTGGAAACGGACGAGAAGCAGGCTGCTGCCTGA
- a CDS encoding DUF2735 domain-containing protein — protein MEIISTRQSAKILMFPVAARASASNLSGKAKFAAELASLRNVTTDFGSGWYHDAAIEEAEQARKS, from the coding sequence ATGGAAATCATTTCCACCCGTCAGTCGGCCAAGATCCTGATGTTCCCGGTGGCAGCGCGTGCTTCTGCCTCAAATTTAAGCGGAAAGGCTAAGTTCGCGGCAGAACTTGCCTCCTTGCGTAATGTCACCACGGATTTCGGCAGCGGCTGGTATCATGACGCAGCCATTGAGGAAGCGGAGCAGGCCCGCAAGAGCTGA